One Erysipelothrix amsterdamensis DNA window includes the following coding sequences:
- a CDS encoding methionine ABC transporter ATP-binding protein yields MEFKNVSKHYQGKNKTFKALDNVSFEIKQSEIFGIIGESGAGKSTALRLINGLELPDEGVVFVDSTDLKSLSSNAMRSLRKEIGVVFQNFNLLGNRTVFDNIALPLRLAKNKDCNAVSEALCFVHLESKIHHYPAQLSGGERQRVAIARALITKPKILICDEPSSALDPHTTKEILEVLKQINQQFGTTIVIVTHELEVAKTLCDRVAILDNGTLHEVISVNRHDEDNTTRSYAIHAKDYLLQ; encoded by the coding sequence ATTGAGTTTAAAAATGTTTCTAAACATTATCAAGGTAAAAACAAAACATTCAAGGCACTCGACAACGTTTCCTTTGAGATCAAACAATCTGAAATTTTTGGAATTATTGGTGAAAGCGGAGCCGGTAAATCAACTGCGTTGCGTTTAATCAATGGATTAGAACTACCCGATGAAGGTGTCGTTTTCGTTGATAGCACCGATTTAAAATCACTATCAAGTAACGCAATGCGTTCACTTCGTAAAGAGATTGGCGTCGTTTTCCAGAATTTCAATTTGTTGGGGAATCGTACAGTGTTTGATAACATTGCCTTGCCACTAAGACTTGCAAAGAATAAAGATTGTAATGCGGTGTCTGAAGCACTTTGCTTTGTACACTTAGAATCAAAGATCCACCACTATCCTGCACAACTCAGTGGTGGTGAACGTCAGCGTGTAGCCATTGCGCGTGCACTGATTACTAAACCTAAGATTTTAATTTGTGATGAACCATCATCTGCCTTAGATCCTCATACTACCAAAGAAATCCTTGAGGTTTTAAAACAGATTAATCAACAATTCGGCACAACAATTGTGATTGTTACTCATGAATTAGAGGTTGCGAAGACGCTGTGTGATCGGGTTGCGATTTTGGATAATGGAACGCTTCATGAAGTGATTTCAGTAAATCGTCACGACGAAGATAATACAACACGCTCTTACGCAATCCATGCAAAGGACTACTTATTACAATGA
- a CDS encoding methionine ABC transporter permease gives MISIYAEFHAELLKALSETFILLGFSILSALLIGLPLGTLIYLTRKDGYYENRFVSFILNGYVDVVRSFPFLLFIVFMIPVTRFLIGTSLGTYAASVPMSFVAAALYARFVEQALLEVPQGIIDSALSLGATPFQLVFKFLFVEARSGLVLGLTSSIISYVNYSTVMGVVGGGGIGDFAMRYGYQRFEWQIMYATILIMIVLVLMIQFTGNRIAKRIDKR, from the coding sequence ATGATATCGATATACGCTGAATTTCATGCTGAGTTGCTTAAAGCACTGAGCGAAACCTTTATTCTTTTAGGATTTTCAATTCTATCTGCACTTTTAATTGGATTACCACTGGGCACACTTATCTACCTTACCCGCAAAGACGGGTATTACGAAAACCGATTTGTTTCGTTTATCTTAAATGGATATGTTGATGTGGTGCGTTCGTTTCCGTTTTTATTGTTTATTGTGTTTATGATTCCAGTGACTCGATTCTTAATTGGGACTTCACTTGGAACTTATGCAGCCTCAGTACCCATGAGTTTTGTTGCAGCGGCATTGTATGCTCGATTTGTTGAACAAGCACTCCTCGAGGTTCCTCAGGGAATTATTGATAGTGCCCTCTCACTTGGAGCAACACCGTTTCAACTTGTTTTTAAATTTCTGTTTGTTGAAGCACGATCAGGCCTTGTCCTCGGACTTACATCTTCCATTATTAGTTATGTAAACTACTCGACGGTAATGGGTGTTGTTGGTGGAGGTGGTATCGGAGACTTCGCAATGCGATATGGTTATCAGCGATTTGAGTGGCAAATCATGTATGCAACCATTCTCATTATGATTGTTCTCGTACTGATGATTCAATTTACAGGAAATAGAATCGCTAAACGAATTGATAAGCGATAA
- a CDS encoding aldose 1-epimerase family protein, with amino-acid sequence MKLENESLLLEFDCKGAELRRALNKETQKELMWDGDAAFWGRVSPVLFPIVGKVFNGKYTIDGQDYHLSQHGFLRDQEFEVVRHTENEFVFEYHSDDAMLDVYPFKHKVQIAYKLDGKRITVTWHIFNKDENEMFYAIGAHPAFRLDDEGDYEFVFKQAENVHQYGLKEGFINGKAPVQLDRLEVNEANFKDTTLIYDHTSEVTLINKNTQEAVTVGYEGFDYLALWRPCKEGVMAPFVCIEPWVGIADEYGGYPDIREKLGIKRLQKGDDIVHQYTVTFQ; translated from the coding sequence ATGAAATTAGAAAATGAATCGTTACTTTTAGAATTTGATTGTAAAGGTGCAGAACTTCGTCGTGCATTAAATAAAGAAACGCAAAAAGAATTAATGTGGGATGGTGATGCTGCATTTTGGGGGCGTGTTTCTCCAGTCCTTTTCCCCATAGTAGGAAAAGTATTTAATGGAAAATATACGATCGATGGCCAAGACTACCATTTATCCCAACATGGGTTCTTAAGAGATCAAGAATTTGAAGTGGTCCGTCATACTGAAAATGAATTTGTATTTGAGTATCACAGTGATGATGCAATGTTAGATGTTTACCCATTTAAACATAAAGTTCAAATTGCTTATAAATTAGATGGAAAACGCATCACTGTAACGTGGCATATCTTTAATAAAGATGAGAATGAAATGTTTTATGCAATTGGAGCACATCCTGCGTTTCGACTTGATGATGAAGGTGATTATGAGTTTGTTTTTAAACAAGCTGAAAACGTTCATCAATACGGACTTAAAGAAGGCTTTATTAATGGAAAGGCTCCCGTTCAATTAGATCGACTTGAGGTGAATGAAGCAAACTTCAAGGATACAACCTTAATCTATGATCATACTTCAGAAGTAACATTAATAAATAAGAACACCCAAGAAGCTGTTACGGTAGGATATGAAGGTTTTGACTATTTAGCGTTATGGCGTCCTTGTAAGGAGGGTGTGATGGCACCTTTTGTATGTATTGAACCTTGGGTTGGTATTGCGGATGAATACGGTGGATATCCTGACATTCGTGAAAAGCTTGGAATTAAGCGTCTTCAGAAAGGTGATGACATTGTCCATCAATATACGGTGACGTTTCAATGA
- a CDS encoding MetQ/NlpA family ABC transporter substrate-binding protein produces the protein MIKKGLVLLTAMLMLTACGAKNNPDDMKLKVASHMMPMTDVVEIAKEELKKDGYELELVSVSDNTQANTALNNKEIDANFFQHVPFMEMFNKSQSGTLVGIQPIYDAIVGFYSKDLKDLKDLKDDAKIAIPNDAVNQARALLILQDAGLITLKDGVKYDATIKDVTDHKNYQFIEVDLLTLNQAYEEVDLVFNYPTYIKQVGLTPSDALILEKSDGHYAISLVAREDNKEDVKIQALKKAMTSDAVRKFLTEEHSATLSPAF, from the coding sequence ATGATTAAAAAAGGACTTGTATTACTCACAGCAATGCTCATGCTTACCGCATGTGGCGCCAAAAATAATCCAGATGACATGAAGTTAAAGGTTGCATCACATATGATGCCAATGACCGATGTTGTCGAAATTGCTAAAGAGGAATTGAAAAAAGACGGTTATGAACTTGAACTTGTATCCGTTTCAGACAATACCCAAGCTAATACTGCTCTTAATAATAAGGAAATCGATGCTAACTTCTTCCAACATGTTCCATTTATGGAAATGTTCAACAAGAGTCAAAGTGGAACTCTTGTGGGCATTCAGCCGATCTATGATGCAATTGTAGGTTTCTACTCTAAAGATCTTAAAGATCTTAAAGATTTAAAAGATGACGCGAAAATTGCTATTCCAAATGATGCAGTCAACCAAGCACGTGCCCTTCTAATCTTGCAAGATGCTGGACTCATCACATTAAAAGATGGCGTTAAATATGATGCAACGATTAAAGACGTAACAGATCATAAAAACTATCAATTTATCGAAGTTGATCTCTTAACTTTAAATCAAGCATATGAAGAAGTTGATCTCGTATTCAACTATCCTACTTACATAAAACAAGTTGGACTAACACCAAGTGATGCACTGATTTTAGAAAAATCAGATGGACACTATGCCATTTCACTCGTAGCACGTGAAGATAATAAAGAAGATGTGAAAATTCAAGCACTTAAAAAAGCAATGACAAGTGATGCAGTTCGTAAATTCTTAACAGAAGAACACAGTGCAACACTCTCACCAGCTTTCTAA
- the adhE gene encoding bifunctional acetaldehyde-CoA/alcohol dehydrogenase, producing the protein MTTKKVELDNEVNELVANAQKALKSFMDLNQEQVDYIVAKASVAALDQHGVLAQLAVEETGRGCFEDKATKNLFACEHVINHMRHLKTVGVISDDEITGITEIADPVGVICGITPVTNPTSTAIFKSLISLKTRNPIIFSFHPSAQKCSIAAAKVVYEAAVAAGAPEHCVQWIERGSKEKTDELMNHDGVATILATGGNAMVRAAYSCGKPALGVGAGNVPAYIEKSADVAQAVNDIALSKSFDNGMICASEQAVIIDADVYDEAIEKFKKYGMHFLSAADKKKVEKFMFGVSSGDANVLEAKLNPNVVGKDATWIAEQAGIKVPSNTVILAAECKEVGPNEVLTREKLSPVLAVLKSKDSDEGISLARQMVEFDGLGHSAAIHTKSKELSEKFGETVPAIRIIWNSPSTFGGIGNIYNDFIPSLTLGCGSYGHNSVGDNVSAVHLLNIKKIGRRNNNMQWFKVPSKIYFERNSIQYLKSMRDVERVFVVTDRAMVDLGYYNLIVEQLNKRRNKVQIQLFCDVEPDPSLNTVKRGYEMMKSFQPDTIIALGGGSPMDAAKGMWIFYEHPDVDFNDLKQKFVDIRKRAFRYPDLGEKAQLVCIPTTSGTGSEVTPFAVITDTDANKKYPLADYSLVPTVAIVDSIFTTNLPASVTADTGLDVLTHATEAYVSNFANDYTDGLAIQAIKMVFANLERAVHNGKNDLDAREKMHNASTLAGMAFANAFLGMSHSLAHKIGGKFHEMPHGRINAILLPYVVRYNGTHPEKPSLWPKYNVYRAHERYAELARILGLPASTTEEGVESYAQACHDLAVRCGIKMSFQEQGVNEKAFMAETETIAYLAYEDQCSPCNPRLPLVKDMKEIIEHAYYPAGKIPTKTKK; encoded by the coding sequence ATGACAACTAAAAAAGTAGAATTGGACAACGAAGTTAATGAACTCGTTGCGAATGCTCAAAAAGCGTTAAAAAGTTTTATGGATTTAAATCAAGAACAAGTCGATTATATTGTTGCGAAGGCAAGTGTTGCTGCACTCGATCAACACGGTGTTTTAGCGCAACTTGCTGTTGAAGAAACAGGACGAGGCTGTTTTGAAGACAAGGCAACCAAAAACTTATTTGCATGTGAACATGTTATTAACCATATGCGTCACCTTAAAACAGTTGGCGTTATCAGTGATGATGAAATCACAGGAATTACCGAAATTGCAGATCCAGTAGGGGTTATTTGTGGAATTACACCCGTTACAAACCCAACATCAACTGCAATTTTCAAATCATTAATCTCACTTAAAACAAGAAATCCAATTATTTTCTCATTCCACCCATCTGCACAAAAATGCAGTATTGCGGCTGCGAAGGTTGTTTATGAAGCTGCAGTTGCTGCAGGGGCTCCTGAACACTGTGTTCAATGGATTGAACGTGGATCAAAAGAAAAAACAGATGAACTGATGAATCACGATGGTGTTGCGACAATTCTTGCAACCGGTGGTAATGCAATGGTTCGTGCTGCTTACTCATGCGGTAAACCTGCACTTGGTGTTGGTGCCGGAAACGTTCCTGCATATATTGAAAAATCAGCAGATGTTGCCCAAGCTGTAAATGATATTGCTCTATCAAAATCATTTGATAACGGTATGATCTGTGCATCAGAACAAGCAGTGATTATTGATGCAGACGTTTACGATGAAGCCATTGAAAAATTCAAGAAATACGGTATGCACTTCCTCTCAGCTGCAGATAAGAAAAAAGTTGAGAAATTTATGTTTGGTGTTTCCAGTGGTGATGCAAATGTCCTTGAAGCAAAATTAAATCCAAATGTTGTAGGTAAAGATGCAACATGGATTGCTGAACAAGCAGGGATTAAAGTACCTTCAAATACAGTAATCTTAGCAGCAGAATGTAAAGAAGTAGGCCCAAATGAAGTTCTAACACGTGAAAAACTATCACCTGTTCTTGCAGTCTTAAAATCAAAAGACAGCGACGAAGGAATTAGCTTAGCACGTCAAATGGTTGAATTTGATGGATTGGGTCACTCAGCTGCAATCCATACAAAATCAAAAGAACTTTCCGAAAAATTTGGAGAAACAGTTCCTGCAATCCGTATTATCTGGAACTCACCATCAACCTTTGGAGGAATTGGTAACATCTATAATGACTTTATTCCTTCATTAACACTTGGTTGTGGTTCATATGGACATAACTCAGTAGGCGATAACGTAAGTGCTGTTCACCTCTTGAATATTAAAAAGATTGGGAGACGTAATAACAATATGCAATGGTTCAAAGTACCATCAAAAATTTATTTCGAAAGAAACTCAATTCAATATTTAAAATCAATGCGTGATGTTGAACGTGTATTCGTTGTAACAGACCGTGCTATGGTTGATTTAGGTTACTACAACTTAATTGTTGAACAACTTAATAAACGTCGTAATAAAGTTCAAATTCAATTATTCTGTGATGTTGAACCTGATCCATCATTAAACACAGTTAAACGTGGTTATGAAATGATGAAATCATTCCAACCGGATACAATTATTGCTTTAGGTGGTGGTTCACCAATGGATGCCGCTAAAGGTATGTGGATCTTCTATGAACATCCAGATGTAGACTTTAATGATCTTAAACAAAAATTTGTGGATATCCGTAAACGTGCATTCCGTTACCCAGACTTGGGCGAAAAAGCACAACTTGTATGTATCCCAACAACTTCCGGTACCGGTAGTGAGGTTACACCATTTGCAGTTATCACCGATACAGATGCAAATAAGAAATATCCACTTGCTGACTACTCACTTGTTCCAACTGTTGCGATTGTTGATTCAATTTTCACAACAAACCTTCCTGCATCCGTAACGGCAGATACAGGTCTTGATGTATTAACACATGCTACTGAAGCTTATGTTTCAAACTTCGCAAATGACTATACAGACGGTCTTGCAATTCAAGCAATTAAGATGGTATTCGCAAACCTTGAACGTGCGGTACATAACGGTAAAAATGACTTGGATGCACGTGAAAAAATGCATAATGCTTCAACCCTTGCAGGGATGGCATTTGCGAATGCATTCTTAGGTATGAGTCACTCATTGGCACATAAAATTGGTGGTAAATTCCACGAAATGCCTCACGGACGTATTAATGCAATTCTCTTACCTTATGTTGTACGTTATAATGGAACACATCCAGAAAAACCTTCATTATGGCCAAAATACAATGTATACCGTGCTCATGAACGTTATGCAGAATTAGCACGTATCCTTGGATTACCTGCAAGCACAACCGAAGAAGGTGTTGAAAGTTATGCCCAAGCATGTCATGACTTAGCCGTTCGTTGTGGTATTAAGATGAGTTTCCAAGAACAAGGTGTTAATGAAAAAGCATTTATGGCTGAAACAGAAACCATTGCTTATCTTGCATACGAAGACCAATGTTCACCATGTAACCCACGTCTTCCACTTGTTAAGGATATGAAAGAAATTATTGAACATGCTTACTATCCTGCAGGAAAAATTCCTACAAAAACAAAAAAATAA
- a CDS encoding OsmC family protein, whose protein sequence is MTSIYKTTAINETTVPNQTRIEDGLALAMTPPLDEQEGSNPEQLLAMSWATCLNATSQALLKARKLEHHSRVRVEVDLHKEANGVGYYFSAYAYLAVEGLSLEESERLVRQAHERCPVSKLIHGNEHVDVFVEAY, encoded by the coding sequence ATGACATCGATTTATAAAACAACGGCAATCAATGAAACGACTGTGCCCAATCAAACTCGAATTGAAGATGGTCTGGCACTTGCAATGACACCACCTTTAGACGAACAAGAAGGTTCCAATCCAGAACAACTTCTTGCTATGTCATGGGCAACATGCCTTAATGCTACAAGCCAAGCACTTTTAAAAGCACGCAAACTTGAACATCATTCAAGAGTACGTGTTGAGGTAGACCTCCATAAAGAGGCAAATGGAGTAGGTTATTACTTCAGTGCCTATGCATATTTGGCCGTAGAGGGTCTTTCCCTTGAAGAAAGTGAACGCCTTGTACGTCAAGCCCATGAACGATGCCCTGTATCGAAACTGATTCATGGTAACGAACATGTTGATGTGTTTGTGGAAGCATACTAA